TGAGGCTTTATCTGCTCTATCCAAGCTGAAATTCTACCCTCAGTTTTATCACTTTGGTTGTCAGCATCAAGTGCTAAGCCCACAAATTTTCCATTTCTAACAGCATCAGAGCCATCAAATGTATATCCGTCAGTGCTAACCTCACCAACTACCTTTGCGCCAGCTTTTACGACCTCATCATAAAGCTTTGCCATGCCGTTACAGTACTCATCAGAGTAGCTCTCGCTATCACCCATGCCAAAAACAGCGACTGTTTTTCCGCTTAGATTTAGCGCTTTAAAGTCAAACGCATCCCAGTCATCTTGAAGATCGCCACTACCCCAGGTTGATGTACCAAGGATGAGCTTATCAAAGCTATTTAGTTTTGCTGCGTCTACATCGGCAACGTTTAAAAGCTCATTTTCAAGGCCTAGACCCTCACTTATAAGTTTTGCTGCATCTTCGGTATTTCCCATGCTGCTTCCATAAACTATACCTATCATTTTTATCCTTTTTAAAAAATTTTACTAATAATCGTATAAGGCACAAGCTTGATCAAACCTCTCGCATAACAGTGCCTAACCTCAACGTGTCGCCTAAATTCCTCATTTCTAGGAAAAACGATATAAACCATCTCACACT
This portion of the Campylobacter concisus genome encodes:
- the fldA gene encoding flavodoxin FldA yields the protein MIGIVYGSSMGNTEDAAKLISEGLGLENELLNVADVDAAKLNSFDKLILGTSTWGSGDLQDDWDAFDFKALNLSGKTVAVFGMGDSESYSDEYCNGMAKLYDEVVKAGAKVVGEVSTDGYTFDGSDAVRNGKFVGLALDADNQSDKTEGRISAWIEQIKPHFA